One window of the Candidatus Zixiibacteriota bacterium genome contains the following:
- a CDS encoding ABC transporter, ATP-binding protein yields the protein MIAFRHVNYFIEGRQILKDITFEIPDGESRVIMGHSGSGKSTILRLILGLICPRSGEIYVQGKNICGAKEKQLQEIRKSIGMVFQDGALFDSLTVGENVGYYLLEHTKMQFTNIEEKVREMLGFVGLSDDIIDRLPDQLSGGMQRRVAIGRALLSTDPKIMLYDEPTTGLDPQATSTVIDLINRLAQVKHVTSIVVTHQIADAVEMAKKFIIIDDGQVAFDGTLKELSETAEPRVMEFLAPFRESIANIRKIDFI from the coding sequence ATGATCGCCTTCAGGCATGTCAACTATTTCATCGAAGGACGGCAAATCCTCAAGGATATCACCTTTGAGATTCCCGACGGCGAATCCCGGGTGATCATGGGGCATTCCGGCTCCGGCAAATCGACCATCCTGCGCCTGATTCTCGGCTTGATATGCCCGAGAAGCGGGGAGATTTACGTGCAGGGGAAAAATATCTGCGGCGCCAAAGAAAAGCAGTTGCAGGAAATCCGCAAGAGTATCGGGATGGTTTTTCAGGACGGCGCCCTGTTCGACTCTCTGACGGTCGGCGAAAATGTCGGCTACTACCTGCTTGAACATACCAAAATGCAGTTCACCAATATCGAGGAAAAAGTGCGCGAGATGCTCGGCTTTGTGGGGCTTTCCGACGATATCATCGACCGCCTTCCCGATCAGCTTTCCGGCGGGATGCAGAGACGGGTCGCTATCGGGCGCGCCCTCCTCTCGACCGATCCCAAGATCATGCTGTATGACGAGCCGACGACCGGGCTCGACCCGCAGGCCACATCGACCGTCATCGATCTGATCAACCGCCTGGCGCAGGTCAAGCATGTCACCTCTATCGTTGTTACTCATCAGATCGCCGATGCCGTCGAGATGGCCAAAAAATTTATTATCATAGATGACGGGCAGGTGGCGTTCGACGGGACCCTTAAAGAACTGAGCGAAACGGCCGAGCCGCGCGTGATGGAATTTCTGGCCCCGTTCCGGGAATCGATTGCCAATATCCGTAAAATAGATTTTATTTGA
- a CDS encoding conserved exported hypothetical protein (Evidence 4 : Unknown function but conserved in other organisms), whose translation MKHIGIITIFLAIFLVSSIFASEVNTITAEKASVNNDKIVVPLSLKNVQTMTALDLPLKFSKGVTLEEVTFEGTRSADFDFKYGAIHNDINTVIIGMIPMMYGVKPDLAPGDGVIANLVFRVDDPTIKSIDLSVNTETSPDHSPMFVYSGPKGEVEYMVPEFSGFSVALVAGADKPLPTEFALRQNAPNPFNPSTAIVYDLPKATNVHLEIYNVLGQKVKTLVDEYQNAGTQIVIWDGYDQSGASVASGVYFYRISAGDFNATKKMMMLK comes from the coding sequence ATGAAGCATATTGGCATCATCACAATCTTCTTGGCGATTTTCCTTGTCTCTTCGATATTTGCTTCTGAGGTAAATACCATTACGGCGGAGAAGGCCAGCGTCAATAACGATAAAATCGTTGTGCCGCTTTCATTGAAGAATGTTCAGACCATGACCGCCCTTGATTTGCCTTTGAAGTTTTCGAAGGGTGTGACTCTTGAGGAAGTCACTTTCGAAGGAACCAGATCGGCCGATTTTGACTTTAAGTATGGCGCTATCCATAACGACATTAATACCGTCATTATCGGCATGATCCCCATGATGTACGGCGTGAAGCCGGATTTGGCACCGGGCGACGGCGTTATTGCTAATTTGGTTTTTCGGGTGGATGACCCCACGATCAAATCCATTGATCTTTCAGTCAATACTGAAACCAGCCCGGATCATTCACCAATGTTCGTCTATAGCGGCCCGAAAGGAGAAGTGGAATACATGGTGCCGGAATTTTCCGGTTTCTCTGTCGCTCTGGTCGCCGGGGCGGACAAACCTCTGCCGACGGAATTTGCCCTGAGGCAGAACGCGCCAAATCCTTTCAATCCTTCCACCGCCATCGTTTACGATCTGCCCAAGGCCACCAACGTGCACCTCGAAATTTATAATGTCCTTGGTCAGAAAGTAAAAACTCTGGTGGATGAATATCAGAATGCCGGTACCCAGATAGTAATTTGGGACGGTTATGATCAGTCCGGCGCCTCAGTAGCAAGCGGTGTCTATTTCTACCGCATCAGCGCCGGTGATTTCAATGCCACTAAAAAGATGATGATGCTGAAGTAA
- a CDS encoding conserved membrane hypothetical protein (Evidence 4 : Unknown function but conserved in other organisms) has protein sequence MTSFLKKYKWPLAISLAAFLIRVIYLVQYRSNPSFYFPMVDELWHFNWAREIITSSFWGNEAYFRGPLYPYFLAFLLKITGSSIFWSRLLQEIVPSLSAALVFLIGNRLFSKKIGIIAGFGFALYGTMIFYDAMFLLEVLFVFLVLLAVYLMIISQSDIDWRKWLLIGFIMGLAAITRPNILLIVPLFMIWIYWSFKEIKGFARKMILPLILAIGTVVAIFPVTLRNYLVTGEAILISSQGGVNFYIGNNPDAEGLTMLMPEVKLDESLPWTEFNAATRAAAEKEAGKKLTVGQESSFWTKKAEHFIFSQPGKFISLTFKKLIYLFLGFENSDNGDIYFSRNFSSLFSILLWHKLIYFPFGLIFPLAVVGMVEGWKRRRDLALLYIFVIGYVPTVILFLVTARHRLPLIPFLLLFAALGAVGIWEHWKKKEKRRVAFYGAIFLVFLVLSNRTYFDIGFQNEAQIHFNLALSYERQGNLPEAEKEYKLALENNPLSATVLNNLGYVQFRQGKLNDAMASYDRAIQADPKYAETYNNMGMLYEMRQDFAGAEQAYKKAVNLDPQLYQAFLNLGDVYLEQNEYIKAEVAYLQARETAPKNKEPYFKLGALYGRKQEYQKAEEAFRTGNMLGQPSAFDYVNWGNIYYATGQAAKAISFYKSALQNDSTFLQAYYNLGLAFQRFNYPADSAKLYLNKALRINPQYEPAKRLMEQIK, from the coding sequence ATGACCTCATTTTTGAAAAAATACAAATGGCCGCTGGCGATAAGTCTGGCGGCCTTTTTAATCCGGGTCATTTATCTGGTTCAATATCGCTCCAACCCGTCATTTTATTTCCCGATGGTCGATGAGTTGTGGCATTTCAACTGGGCCAGGGAAATTATCACATCGAGTTTCTGGGGAAACGAAGCTTATTTCCGAGGCCCTCTTTACCCCTATTTTCTGGCGTTTCTTCTGAAAATTACTGGCAGTTCCATATTCTGGTCCCGGTTATTACAGGAAATTGTACCGTCGCTGTCGGCGGCGCTTGTCTTTCTTATCGGCAACCGCCTGTTCTCAAAGAAAATCGGCATCATCGCCGGATTCGGATTTGCCCTGTATGGTACGATGATCTTTTATGATGCGATGTTTCTGCTTGAGGTCCTCTTTGTATTTCTTGTTCTTCTGGCCGTTTACCTGATGATCATTTCTCAAAGTGATATTGATTGGAGAAAATGGCTTTTGATTGGCTTTATAATGGGCCTGGCGGCGATCACTCGCCCCAATATTCTGCTGATAGTGCCGCTCTTCATGATTTGGATCTATTGGTCATTCAAAGAAATTAAAGGATTCGCCAGAAAAATGATCCTTCCCCTTATTCTTGCCATCGGAACCGTTGTCGCAATTTTTCCGGTAACGCTGAGGAATTATTTGGTGACGGGAGAGGCGATTTTGATTTCCTCGCAGGGCGGAGTCAATTTCTATATAGGGAACAATCCCGACGCTGAAGGGCTGACGATGCTGATGCCGGAGGTGAAACTCGATGAATCGCTCCCCTGGACAGAATTCAATGCCGCCACCCGGGCGGCGGCCGAAAAAGAAGCGGGAAAAAAACTGACGGTGGGCCAGGAATCATCGTTCTGGACGAAAAAGGCGGAACATTTCATATTTTCTCAGCCGGGGAAATTTATTTCTCTGACGTTTAAAAAATTGATCTATCTATTTCTCGGCTTTGAAAATTCGGATAACGGCGATATTTATTTCAGCCGGAATTTCTCTTCCCTGTTTTCAATACTCCTGTGGCATAAATTAATCTATTTCCCTTTTGGCCTGATATTTCCGCTGGCGGTAGTTGGTATGGTTGAGGGGTGGAAACGGCGGCGCGACCTGGCGCTTCTCTACATATTCGTAATCGGCTACGTTCCGACGGTGATACTATTTCTGGTGACGGCCCGGCACCGCCTCCCCCTTATTCCATTTCTTCTTCTGTTCGCGGCTTTGGGGGCGGTGGGGATATGGGAACACTGGAAGAAGAAGGAGAAAAGACGGGTCGCTTTTTATGGCGCCATATTTCTGGTTTTTTTGGTACTTAGCAACCGCACCTATTTTGATATCGGATTCCAAAATGAGGCACAGATTCATTTCAATTTGGCTCTTTCCTATGAGCGCCAGGGGAATCTGCCCGAAGCGGAGAAAGAGTATAAACTGGCTCTGGAGAATAATCCCTTATCGGCAACGGTTCTGAATAATCTCGGCTATGTGCAGTTTCGACAGGGCAAATTGAACGACGCCATGGCATCGTATGACCGGGCGATACAGGCCGATCCGAAATACGCCGAGACCTATAACAATATGGGAATGCTTTACGAGATGCGCCAGGATTTTGCCGGTGCCGAACAAGCCTACAAGAAGGCGGTCAATCTTGACCCGCAGTTGTATCAGGCGTTCCTGAATCTGGGTGATGTCTATTTAGAACAGAATGAATATATCAAAGCCGAAGTGGCCTACCTTCAGGCGCGGGAAACCGCTCCCAAGAACAAGGAACCGTATTTCAAACTGGGGGCGCTCTACGGGCGGAAGCAGGAATATCAAAAGGCCGAAGAGGCGTTCCGCACCGGGAATATGCTCGGCCAGCCGAGCGCGTTCGATTATGTCAACTGGGGGAATATCTATTATGCGACCGGGCAGGCCGCCAAGGCGATATCGTTTTATAAGTCGGCGCTGCAAAATGACAGCACATTTTTGCAGGCCTATTACAATCTGGGGTTGGCTTTTCAGAGGTTCAATTATCCGGCCGATTCGGCGAAATTGTATCTGAATAAGGCGCTCCGGATAAATCCGCAGTACGAACCGGCGAAACGGCTTATGGAGCAGATCAAGTAG
- a CDS encoding putative oligopeptide transporter, OPT family (Evidence 3 : Putative function from multiple computational evidences) produces MSHSDFKPYIPPEQHPREFTFRAVALGAVLGIVFAASSVYLALKVGMTVSASIPIAVLSITLFRVFGKATILENNIVQTTGSAGESIAFGVATTMPVFLLMGMEMKLVPILVMSLLGGILGVLMMIPLRQGLIVKEHGKLTYPEGTACADVLIVGEKGGTTAKTVFLGFGVGALYKLFNAGFRFWEEIPERMLKFFKGASVAAEISPELLGVGYIIGPKVSANMMAGGTLAFLILIPAIKIFGDNLTTIMFPATMLIKDMSPADVRNAYVLYIGAGAVATGGIISLIKSFPTIISAFRRGFRTFLESRRGTAPKETAVRTDRDLPMWIVVFGSIGLVLAIWLSPVLEINAISAVLIVLFGFFFVTVSSRITGEIGSSSNPISGMTVATLLITCLLFLAVGWTGVSHRAMALMTAAIVCIAASNGGTISQDLKTGFLVGATPKYQQISITIGVVTSALIIGMIVIALNKAYTTIVPREFPEYTAVMPADAPTEKGPDGNTYRIHYIQEQTENIIAGKYLVDENNKIKYLIDPGIAGTVSEVNGKHVTKLDSPKARLFSLIIDGILTQKLPWGLVLIGVFLALVMELVGVSSLPFAVGLYLPLSSSAPIMAGGIVRAIVDKRRKSTAAEAEFSPGVLLSSGFIAGGAIMGVVLSGMTGAEFDKYYDFSSWMGPLASADWFAMIPFLGLMYILYRIGRASNNKA; encoded by the coding sequence ATGTCGCATTCTGACTTCAAACCCTATATCCCGCCCGAACAGCATCCCCGGGAATTCACATTCCGGGCCGTTGCCCTGGGGGCGGTTTTGGGAATTGTTTTCGCAGCATCTTCGGTTTATCTCGCCTTAAAAGTCGGGATGACCGTCAGCGCCTCGATTCCGATTGCCGTCTTGTCGATAACCTTGTTCAGGGTATTCGGCAAAGCCACAATTCTTGAGAACAATATCGTACAAACAACCGGGTCGGCCGGGGAATCAATTGCGTTCGGAGTGGCGACCACCATGCCGGTGTTCCTTCTGATGGGGATGGAAATGAAACTCGTGCCTATCCTTGTCATGTCCCTGCTCGGCGGAATTCTTGGTGTTCTTATGATGATACCTTTAAGACAGGGGCTGATTGTCAAGGAACACGGCAAATTGACCTATCCGGAAGGGACCGCCTGTGCCGATGTCCTCATTGTCGGAGAAAAAGGCGGGACCACCGCCAAGACAGTTTTCTTGGGATTTGGAGTCGGGGCCCTGTATAAACTTTTCAATGCCGGATTCAGATTCTGGGAAGAAATTCCCGAGCGGATGCTGAAATTTTTTAAAGGGGCTTCCGTGGCCGCCGAAATTTCCCCGGAGCTATTGGGGGTAGGATACATTATCGGCCCCAAAGTATCGGCCAATATGATGGCAGGCGGAACACTGGCTTTCTTGATATTGATCCCCGCCATAAAGATATTCGGAGACAATTTGACGACGATAATGTTCCCGGCGACAATGCTGATCAAGGATATGTCACCCGCCGACGTGCGTAATGCCTATGTTCTTTATATCGGGGCCGGAGCGGTGGCGACGGGTGGTATTATAAGTCTCATAAAATCATTCCCAACAATTATATCCGCGTTCCGGCGGGGATTCAGGACTTTTCTCGAATCGCGCCGGGGCACCGCACCCAAAGAGACAGCGGTCCGCACCGATCGGGATCTTCCCATGTGGATTGTCGTTTTTGGTTCCATCGGACTGGTCTTGGCTATCTGGCTCTCCCCGGTTTTGGAGATCAACGCCATATCAGCCGTTTTAATAGTTCTCTTCGGATTCTTTTTCGTAACGGTCTCGAGCCGCATTACCGGTGAAATCGGATCATCTTCAAATCCGATTTCGGGAATGACCGTAGCGACTCTTCTAATTACCTGTCTCCTGTTTCTGGCGGTGGGCTGGACCGGTGTCTCGCACCGCGCCATGGCGCTTATGACAGCGGCCATAGTCTGTATTGCGGCATCCAATGGAGGAACAATCAGTCAGGATTTGAAAACCGGATTTCTGGTGGGCGCAACCCCGAAATACCAGCAAATATCAATTACAATCGGGGTTGTCACCAGCGCCCTGATAATCGGAATGATTGTTATCGCTTTAAATAAGGCCTATACAACTATTGTCCCGAGGGAATTTCCCGAATATACGGCGGTCATGCCGGCCGATGCCCCGACCGAAAAGGGACCCGACGGGAACACCTATCGTATTCATTATATCCAGGAACAGACCGAAAATATCATTGCGGGTAAATATCTGGTTGATGAAAATAACAAAATCAAATATCTGATCGATCCCGGCATTGCCGGGACGGTTTCCGAAGTCAATGGCAAACATGTGACCAAACTGGATTCGCCCAAGGCGCGGCTGTTCAGTTTAATTATCGATGGTATTCTGACGCAGAAACTTCCCTGGGGATTGGTGCTAATCGGGGTTTTTCTGGCGCTGGTGATGGAACTGGTGGGAGTCTCATCCCTGCCTTTTGCGGTAGGGTTATACCTGCCTTTGTCCAGTTCGGCGCCGATTATGGCCGGGGGAATTGTTCGGGCCATCGTTGATAAAAGAAGAAAATCGACCGCGGCCGAGGCGGAATTTTCACCGGGGGTATTGTTGTCTTCGGGCTTCATCGCCGGCGGCGCCATTATGGGGGTGGTCCTCTCCGGGATGACCGGGGCGGAATTCGACAAATATTACGATTTCTCATCCTGGATGGGCCCGCTGGCCAGCGCCGACTGGTTCGCGATGATTCCATTTTTGGGCCTGATGTATATTCTTTATCGCATCGGCCGCGCCAGTAACAACAAGGCCTGA
- a CDS encoding conserved hypothetical protein (Evidence 4 : Unknown function but conserved in other organisms): protein MYNKDKSKKGHAVALFSGGLDSALAILLVLKQNIEVTALTFLTHFGCDITDKSSCGSDPYPVSEKFGFTVKLVHLGDKFIDIVKSPKYGYGKNMNPCIDCRILMLNEAKQFMEMVGADFIITGEVLGQRPKSQMRPSMNIVERDSDLGGRLVRPLSAKLLPETLPEKNGLLDRNLLENISGRSRKRQMELAAEFGLEDYPSPAAGCLLTDIGYSNRLRDLLAHTEQVDFDDLNLLRVGRHFRLDEHTKLIIGRDESDNNKIEKYAKPHHRLLEALDTGSPVALFISSNGEDQIEKAAAITARYCDAKNSPRVEVTCTSDGDGRKFVVEPAEPEEAAKYLLK, encoded by the coding sequence ATGTATAATAAAGATAAGAGTAAGAAGGGGCACGCCGTCGCCCTGTTTTCCGGGGGACTGGATTCTGCTCTGGCTATTTTGCTTGTCCTGAAGCAGAATATAGAAGTTACCGCACTGACGTTTCTCACGCATTTCGGCTGTGATATCACCGACAAATCCAGTTGCGGCTCTGATCCGTATCCAGTCTCGGAGAAATTCGGCTTTACGGTCAAACTGGTACATCTGGGAGATAAATTTATCGATATCGTCAAATCACCCAAATACGGCTATGGGAAAAATATGAATCCATGCATCGACTGCCGGATATTGATGCTGAACGAGGCCAAGCAGTTTATGGAAATGGTGGGAGCCGATTTTATTATCACCGGCGAAGTTTTGGGACAGAGACCGAAATCGCAGATGCGCCCCAGCATGAATATTGTCGAGCGGGATAGTGATTTAGGGGGGCGACTGGTCAGACCCTTATCGGCCAAATTGCTCCCGGAGACTTTACCGGAAAAGAACGGCCTTCTTGACCGCAATCTCCTGGAAAATATCTCCGGTCGTTCGCGGAAACGGCAGATGGAACTGGCGGCGGAATTCGGTCTGGAGGATTACCCATCGCCGGCGGCCGGGTGTCTTCTGACCGATATCGGATATTCGAACCGTCTGCGGGACCTGCTGGCCCATACCGAGCAAGTCGATTTTGACGATTTAAATCTTCTGAGGGTGGGGCGGCATTTTCGTCTTGATGAGCATACCAAACTGATAATCGGGCGCGATGAAAGCGACAACAACAAGATCGAGAAATATGCCAAGCCGCACCATCGGCTGCTGGAAGCGCTTGATACCGGCTCGCCGGTGGCGCTTTTTATCAGCAGTAATGGGGAAGATCAAATAGAGAAGGCGGCGGCGATTACCGCCCGCTACTGCGATGCCAAGAACTCACCGCGGGTTGAAGTCACCTGTACCAGCGATGGTGACGGACGGAAATTTGTGGTGGAGCCAGCCGAACCCGAGGAAGCGGCCAAATACCTTCTTAAATAA
- a CDS encoding conserved membrane hypothetical protein (Evidence 4 : Unknown function but conserved in other organisms): MKPIKALLDWLKYFAYECQRLFYFSLKMVASLFGRPIYVPETFEQMYLIGVGSLFLVVLTGISAGQAMALQFSNELADFGSKNYLGRIMVLAIVRELGPVLTGLMVAARVAAGITAEIGAMKSSNQLDALISFGIDPVRKLAAPRLISLIFMVPALTIVCDAVAITGGWLIALFISHITSITYWTAVKERLVFGNILMGVTKPVIYAFVIGFISCYKGFTAEGGTKGVGRATTESVVITSITILIANFIITKAIFSILKGYL, encoded by the coding sequence ATGAAACCAATTAAGGCCCTTCTCGACTGGCTCAAATATTTCGCCTACGAGTGCCAGCGGCTGTTCTATTTTTCGCTGAAAATGGTGGCGTCACTCTTTGGCCGTCCCATTTATGTGCCGGAGACCTTCGAGCAGATGTATCTCATCGGCGTCGGCTCCCTTTTTCTCGTGGTTCTGACCGGCATCTCGGCCGGGCAGGCGATGGCCCTGCAGTTTTCCAATGAACTCGCCGATTTCGGAAGCAAAAATTATCTCGGTAGAATCATGGTTCTGGCCATTGTCCGGGAACTGGGTCCGGTTCTGACCGGCCTGATGGTCGCCGCGCGGGTCGCCGCCGGCATTACCGCCGAAATCGGCGCCATGAAATCCTCGAACCAGCTCGATGCCCTGATTTCTTTCGGAATCGATCCCGTCCGCAAATTGGCCGCACCGCGCCTTATATCGCTCATATTCATGGTTCCCGCCCTGACCATCGTCTGCGATGCCGTCGCCATTACCGGCGGATGGCTGATAGCCCTTTTCATTTCCCATATAACTTCGATTACATACTGGACTGCGGTCAAAGAAAGACTGGTCTTCGGAAATATCCTGATGGGTGTCACCAAGCCGGTCATTTATGCTTTTGTCATCGGTTTCATTTCCTGTTATAAGGGCTTTACCGCCGAGGGCGGCACCAAGGGGGTCGGCCGCGCCACGACCGAATCGGTCGTTATCACCTCCATTACAATTCTTATCGCCAATTTCATTATCACCAAGGCGATTTTCTCCATCTTGAAGGGGTATCTATGA
- the xerD gene encoding Tyrosine recombinase XerD, with protein sequence METSTANIQIIDDYLQFQELERGLSANSLAAYSRDIAEFLTMFKVSSDYNLPHRVVNDYLARLGNLNRKPASIARKISTLRNFYKYLYEKEIVRENPFEFARVPKISRYHPDYLSIDDITRIINQPDRTNKSGLRDYAMLELLYGTGMRISEMINLKLTAVYDEIGFIKIVGKGNKERLVPYGQFARQAVEKYLTEVREPLRPSTDSDILFLSSRNKPFSRVGVWKIIKKYAVKSGITKTVTPHTFRHSFATHMIEGGADLRTVQELLGHASITTTQIYTQVDKEYLLSIHREFHPRERQQAGRGE encoded by the coding sequence ATGGAAACATCAACCGCCAACATTCAAATTATCGACGATTACCTGCAATTCCAGGAACTGGAACGCGGTCTTTCGGCCAACTCCCTGGCGGCCTACAGTCGTGATATCGCCGAATTCCTGACGATGTTTAAGGTCTCAAGCGACTACAATCTGCCGCACCGGGTGGTGAACGACTATCTGGCGCGGCTCGGAAATCTCAATCGCAAACCGGCCTCGATTGCGCGCAAGATTTCAACTCTGCGCAATTTTTATAAATATTTGTACGAGAAGGAAATTGTCCGCGAAAATCCTTTCGAATTTGCCCGCGTCCCCAAAATTTCCCGTTACCATCCCGATTATCTGTCAATCGATGACATCACCCGAATCATAAATCAGCCGGATCGAACCAATAAAAGCGGCCTCCGTGATTACGCCATGCTGGAACTTCTTTACGGCACCGGGATGCGGATATCGGAAATGATAAATCTCAAACTGACGGCGGTGTATGACGAAATCGGTTTTATTAAAATTGTCGGCAAGGGAAATAAGGAACGGCTGGTTCCGTATGGCCAATTTGCTCGTCAAGCGGTAGAAAAGTACCTGACCGAGGTCCGCGAGCCGCTTCGTCCTTCCACCGACAGCGATATCCTATTCCTTTCCAGCCGCAACAAGCCGTTCTCGCGGGTCGGGGTTTGGAAAATCATTAAAAAGTATGCCGTCAAGTCCGGCATCACCAAAACCGTCACCCCGCATACTTTCCGCCATAGTTTTGCCACGCATATGATCGAAGGGGGCGCCGACCTTCGGACCGTGCAGGAACTTTTGGGCCACGCCAGTATCACCACGACTCAAATCTATACCCAGGTCGATAAAGAATATCTTCTGTCGATTCACCGGGAGTTTCATCCTCGTGAGCGGCAACAAGCGGGAAGAGGGGAGTGA
- a CDS encoding Response regulator receiver modulated diguanylate cyclase, with product MFHCACRQEGIDIIFHLSKSFLKDKISFHYFRTLDELLVLSQRYHLDLVIIAGKSEFMKEIEMVRLMKDHIFLSIIPTVLYHPEPSEAELIAGFDNGVDSFLHGEWKERLFEAELRMIAERSRRDISVNPSTWLPGPGLIEREIERLLKIGNDFGVCYADIDDFKAYNDYYGYYYGDRVIRLTARIIRDVVFDLCREGFVGHIGGDDFIFILPPDQVGLACENVIKTFDTLIQFRYSDEDRQRGIIHTRNRKGEMESFSFLTLSIAVLVNQKGNFEHVGEMSHMLADLKKYSKSLKGSNYVVERRKKY from the coding sequence ATGTTCCACTGCGCCTGCCGCCAGGAGGGAATCGATATTATCTTTCATCTCTCCAAGTCGTTTTTGAAAGATAAAATCTCGTTTCATTATTTTCGCACCCTCGATGAACTTCTGGTGCTGTCGCAAAGGTATCATCTCGACCTCGTGATTATCGCGGGGAAATCGGAATTCATGAAAGAGATCGAGATGGTGCGCCTGATGAAGGACCACATTTTTCTTTCCATCATACCGACCGTCCTTTATCATCCGGAACCGTCCGAGGCCGAACTTATCGCCGGATTCGACAACGGTGTCGATAGTTTCCTTCACGGCGAATGGAAAGAACGGCTCTTCGAAGCGGAACTGCGGATGATTGCCGAACGGAGCCGCCGTGATATTTCGGTCAATCCCTCCACCTGGCTTCCCGGACCGGGCCTGATTGAGCGCGAAATCGAACGCCTGCTTAAAATTGGAAATGATTTCGGGGTCTGCTATGCCGATATCGATGATTTCAAGGCCTATAATGATTACTATGGCTATTATTACGGCGACCGGGTGATCCGGCTGACCGCCCGCATAATCCGCGATGTCGTTTTCGATCTATGCCGCGAAGGATTCGTCGGCCATATCGGCGGTGATGATTTCATTTTCATTCTGCCCCCCGATCAAGTCGGCCTGGCCTGCGAAAACGTCATCAAAACTTTCGATACCCTGATACAGTTCCGCTATTCCGATGAGGACCGTCAGCGGGGGATCATTCATACCCGCAACCGTAAAGGAGAGATGGAATCCTTCTCTTTCTTGACCCTCTCGATTGCCGTTCTGGTGAATCAGAAGGGGAATTTTGAGCATGTGGGCGAGATGTCGCACATGCTGGCCGATTTGAAGAAATACTCCAAATCGCTCAAAGGCTCCAACTACGTCGTCGAGCGCCGGAAAAAGTATTAA
- a CDS encoding conserved hypothetical protein (Evidence 4 : Unknown function but conserved in other organisms), protein MVTEEKIRAALKECYDPEIPVNIVDLGLIYDIRIDGDNVEVDMTLTAPGCPMHVPMSEDARQKIEAIDGVKSAKVNVVWDPPWSPERLSSDAKKALGFGA, encoded by the coding sequence GTGGTTACGGAAGAAAAAATTCGGGCAGCTTTAAAGGAATGTTATGACCCGGAAATCCCTGTCAATATTGTTGACCTCGGCTTAATTTATGATATCCGTATCGACGGCGATAATGTCGAGGTCGATATGACCTTAACCGCCCCGGGGTGCCCGATGCATGTGCCGATGTCCGAAGACGCCCGTCAGAAAATTGAGGCTATTGACGGTGTCAAATCGGCCAAAGTCAATGTCGTGTGGGATCCGCCATGGAGTCCGGAGCGGCTTTCCAGCGACGCCAAAAAGGCCCTTGGTTTTGGAGCATAA